GATTCCTGCGTGGAGCTCGGCCTGCTCCACCGGTTGGCCCGCGGGCTCGATGTTTCACAGGGGCCGGACGATTTGTGGCGGAGCGCCGTGTCGTGGCTCGCGGAAGCCGTGCCGGCGCAGTGCATCGTCGCGGTGGCTCGCTGCAACGGCGAAGGGGTGCAGATTCCGCTGTTCGGCGAGAACGGCCCGGCCGAACGTTACTTCGGCGAGTATCCGGTGGAACCGCGGGCGCTGAGCGACATGATGGAACGGCTCGGCGGCGTCGCGCGACGGTCGCTGGTGCTGAACCGTGCTCACACCTCGGCGCCGACTTGGGAATACGCCACAATCCGCGAGCTGGCGAGCGTGCCGATCTTGCAAGGGACGCGGCTGGCAGGTTGGCTGCTGGCGATCAACCACGCCGGCGTCGATGGCGACGAGTTCTGCGAGTTCGGCACGGCCGAGATTCGGCTGCTCGAAAGCGTCAGCACGATCCTCGGCGTTCACCGCCACAACACCCACCTGTTCGCGCGGCAGGGCGACCTGTTCGCGGCGTCGGTGCGGGCGCTCACCTCGGCGATCGATGCGAAGGATCCGTACACGCACGGTCACAGCGAACGCGTTGCCCGCGTGGCGGTCTGCATCGCTCAGGAGCTGGGGCTCGACAAGGAACTGCTCGATACGATCTACCTCGGCGGGTTGCTGCACGATATCGGCAAGATCGGCATCGATGACAACATCTTGAAGAAGGCGGGCCCGCTGACGCCGGACGAGCACGACCACATCAAACGCCACCCGCAGCTGGGGTACGACATCCTCAGCGGCGTGACGCAACTGCAGAAGATCTTGCCGATCGTGCTGCATCACCACGAGTCGTGGGACGGCAGCGGCTATCCTCACGGACTGACGGGCGAAGCGACGCCGCTGATTGCCCGCATTGCCGCGGTAGCCGATGCGTTCGACGCGATGTCGAGCGATCGTCCCTATCGTCGCGGCATGGCCGACGAGCAGCTGGATGAAGTGATCCGCGGCGGCGCAGGCCGGCAGTGGGATCCGAACGTCGTCGATGCGTTCTTTGCGTGCCGCGATCAGATTCGGCGGGCGGCGCACGATCAGTTGATCGGGGCGGTTCCGCTGGACCCGTTGCGGTGGATAGACTAGGCGTTCTCCGCGTAGAGCGGGACGCGAGAGTCATCTAACGCACTTCTAAGCGGGAGCTTCTGTGGCACGTGATGCCCGTGATCGAGAGGATCTGTTGCGCGATGCGCGGGGGCTATCGCCGCGCGTGGAGCTCGTGGTCGGGCAGGGGAGCGAGGCCTTCACGTTCTTCGCTGGCTTTCGCGGCGAGTCGTTGAGTCTCTACTTTGGCCATGACCGCGTTTATCACTTCAACGATCGCGGCGAGTTGCGGCGTGCTTATCTGGATGACGTGCTGCTCAAGGCGGAGCAGGGGAGGCTCGTGGCGATGAGTCGTGAGCGGTCGGCTAGCGAGGTGTCGCTTGTTAGTCGGGAGTTGTCGGTGGTTGAGGCTCGCATGTTGCTACATGAGCTGAAGGATTGGTTGCGGGCGCTTAGTGAAGCGTTGGCGGCGGGGGCGTATGAACTGGTCGGCGAGGAGCCGCTGGGTAGCGGGGTGATTGAGCGGTTAGTTGGATGGTTGCGCGCGGGGGGCGATGAAATTCAGATCGCGACATCTCCTCGAGTTAGTTAAAGCCCTGAGAATGTTTGTCTTTGTGGTCCCCTCCCCTTGAGGGGGAGGGTTAGGGAGGGGTGAAAGAAGCGGGTACCAGCGTTCCACCCCCTCCCCAGCCCTCCCCTCAAGGGGGAGGGAGCCACACATTTCATTGTGGGGCTAGACTCGCTACTTGCCGTTTTGCGGGTCGTTCCAGACTTGCTTCTTCGCTTTGAGCAGCCGCTCGGTGTACGACTCGGGTTGAGCGTCGTTCTCTGGTTTGAGCGAAGGCTTCGCTTGCTCTTTGCGCGGCGTGGCGGCGCCGGCGAGCGGTTCGGCGCCAACGGTGGGGGCAGCGCCAGCAGTGGGGGCCGATTCATCCCACTCGAAACGGGTCGCGGCGCGGCGTTCGTCGAGTTGGCCGCTGATTTGCGCCTTGCGGCTTTGCAGGCGGGACATCGTCTCGGGAGCTTCGGGGGCCTTGCTCCGCCGCAGCACCTTGTCGCGCACGGCGGCGAGCGGGACGAGAATCCACGCCGGATCAAACTGCACGCGGCGGATGAAGACGTCGCCCCAGAAGAGGCAGGCGCCGGTCACCACGAGCCACGGCCAGATCGGTTGGTTTGACGAGGCTCGCTCTTGGTCGCGACGGAACGGGTTTTGTTCCGGCGTGAACGGCGAGCTTGCCGCGGCGAGGCCATCCTCGATCAGCACGCCGCTTTTGCCGTTCTTCGGCGCGAGGACGGCGAGCGAGCGGAGGAGCGACAGGTTGGTTTCTTGATCGCGATACTCGGACGAGTAGCCGACGTTTACGCCGGTGCGGATCGGGGCCACGCCGCCGCCGGGGTTCACGACGACCAAGTAGCTGCCGGCTTGGGCTGAATCGAACTCGCCGACGTAGCGGCCGGGCGCCACTTGCTCGACCTGCACGGGGATCGTCGACATGTCGGGAGCGATCGCCGCGGCGGTGATCGACTGCTGATTGGCGAAGTTGTCTTCGGCGTCGAGGGCGGTGACGACGAGTTCGGTCTTGCCGTCGCGGAGGTTCGCGGCGACGGTGTAGTTGCCGGTGTCACCTGTGGGACGCATCGCCCAGCGGACGATCTGGGCGAAGAACTTGTCGTAGCCTTCCCAGGTGGTCCACGCGGTGGCCCAGCGGGCGCCGGCGTCGGTGGTGAGCGCGACCGCCTTGCCGGAGCCGTAGGTCCAAGTGGCGAGCACCGTGGCGTTGTCGGGCGTCGCGGGAAGCGGGCTCCGCAGTTGCACTTCGACGAGCGGGTTTTGCTTGACGCTCGTGAGAACGAAGCCTTTGATCGGCGGGACGCCGCCGTCGAGGCCGCGGAGGAGTTCGCTGTCGGGCGTGAGAATCTGCGGCGTCACCGGTTGCGGCGGCTCGTAGACGAGCGGCCGGGCGACGCGGCGAACTTCGCGGAGAAAGATTCGCGGCAAGGCCCGCGGGTTTTGCACGAAGTAAAATTTGCCGCCGCCGCGGTTGGCGATGTTGGTGAGGAGCGGCACGTTGGCGTCGGCGCCGACGGCGACCGCGGTGACCGAAATCTTCGCTTGCCGCATGCGGCGGACGAGTTCGTCGAACTTTGCGTCGGGCGTTTGGCCGTCGGTGAGCACGATCATGTGCTTCACGGCGGCATTGGCTTTTTGCAGATCGTTGAAACCCTGCACCATGCCGGGGTACATGTCGGTGCCGCCGGCGGAGGCGATCGCGTCGATGCGCTTGGCCACGGTGCGATAGTCCCCGACGACGCGGAGGGGAACCGACTTGTACGGGGTGTCGTCGAACGCGGTAACGGAAATGTAGTCGCGGCGGCCCATCGTCTTCACGGCGGCGATCGCGGCGGCCTTGCTCATGGCGAGCTTCTCGCCATCCATCGAGCCGGAGCGGTCGATCACGATCGCCAGCGCCCCGACCGGCACCACCTCGGCGTTCTTGATTTGGAAGTCGACCGGCATCGCCTCTTCGAGCTCGGTATTGGCCCAGCCGCCGGCGCCGTAGCTGTCGGGGCCGCCGATCATGATCAGGCCGCAGCCGAGTTCGCGGGTGTTGCGGACGAGCATCTTGATTTGCTCGTCGCTGAAGCTGGTGCCGCTGTCGGCGTCTTCGATCGAGCTGCGGGAGACGTTGGCGAGGATCACCGCGTCGTACCGCTGCAGTTCGGCCAGCGAGTTGAAGAGGTTGTCGGTCGCGGTGACTTCGACTTCGAGGTCTTGCGTCCGCAGGCGGTCGACGAGGAAGTCGAACTGCCCCTTGGCGTCGGCGTTCTCGATCAGCAGGACGTTGCCCTTGCCGCGAATGTGGGTGAACGCCGAGGCGACGTTGTTTTGGGCCATGCCGTCGGCCGCGGGATCGGCAGGGACGAAGCGGGCTTCGTAGGTGTAGAAGTCGGACTGATCGATTTCTTGCTGGATCGTGAAGACTTGCTTGCCGGGCGGAATCGTCACTTCTTCCTCGGCGACGACCTCCTCACGCTGGCCGGCTTTGCGAATGACGACTAAGCGACCGGCGATCGCTTCGTCGGAACCTTCCGGCGCGTCGTTGCGGAGGACGACCCGCATATCGAACGGTTGGCTGCGGCGGATGTTCGCGGGGAGATCGACCTTTTCGATCGAGATTTCGTTGCGAGGTTCGAGGTAGACGGGAACGACATCGATGCTGACGCCCCCCTCGGCGGCGGCGCGGGCTTCGCGGTGGGCGTTGCCGAGGTTCTCGTTGCCGTCGGAGAGGAGGACGATCCGCTTGGCGGCGTTGGGGGGGAAGAGGGCTTTGGCTCGCTGGATGGCGGAGGCGAGGTCGGTGTACTCGGGATTGGGGAGCGACTCGAGCCGGCCGGGGACGCCGCGGTCGGCGGAGATGATGGGGACTTCTACCGCCGCGTCGCGGCCGAATGCGATCACGGCGAAACGATCGTCGCGGAGCGTGCTTCGTTCGCCTTCGAGCGAGGCGTCGACGTACTTGAGCATCGCCTGGCGATCGTTCGCGGGGATGCTGAGCGACTGGTCGAGCAGGTAGACGACCGTGAGCTCGTCGCTTTCGCGACGGTACTGGGCGTCGGCGAGTGCAAGGATGATCGCCAGGGCGACGAGCGAGCGAAGCGTTAGGGCGATCCATCGACGCCACGAGCCAAGGCTGGAAAGGCTGCGGTGGCCGAGCCAGAAAAGCACCGGGATCAACGCCAGCAAGGCGAGGTAGCCAGGGCGGTCGAAGACGATCGAGTGCTGAAACATGTTGGAATGATAGAGCGGACGGTGGATTCGGCGAAGCGGCCCGGTTGGTAGGGGCGTGTTAATGTCGTGTCGCGTCTGATGTCGCCTCATGTCGCGAGGTGTATTTTAGGCGACACTAGCTGTTAAGCTGGGTTGTTTTGTGTTGTAACCTGCTGGTGTGAATTGGTTTGTGGCGGCGGCTTAATGTCGCATCTGTCGTGTCGCTTGATATGTCGCTTGTGGGAGGCGTCTCCGACGCCGATTCCACTCTCTACTACACACAGCTCCGGTTGTGCCGCGTTGCTTCGGGGTCGGAGACCCCTCCCACAAATTTTCCTGGCGCGTCATCTTGAGGGGAGTGAAGTGATCAGCGGACGATTCGAACTGCTCGAACCGCTCGAACCGCTCGATTCTTCACTGCGTTCAAGATGACGACGCGCTCAATGGAGACTCGCACAGGCCGCGCGGAGCACCGCCTGGGGCATCTTCGAGCTTAGCGATCTTAGTGGCCGTTTTCATCACAAAAACGGCGAGATTTGGAAGGGGGAGCGATGGCGGGACAGTTGTCGACCGAGCGGTTTTCGAATCGGGTGGAGGATTACGTTCGCTACCGGCCGCAGTACCCAGCGGCGGTGCTGGACGTGCTGCGTGAAGAGACCGATTGGCAGCCGACTTGGACGATCGCCGACATTGGCGCCGGGACGGGGATCTCGGCGGAGATGTTCCTCAAGCATGGGAACGAAGTGATTGCCGTCGAGCCGAACGCTCCGATGCGCGAGGCGGCGGATAGGTTGCTCGCGGGGTACCCCAAATTCCGCAGCGTGGCGGGAACGGCGGAGGCGACGACGCTGGCCGACAGTTCAGTCGACGCGGTGACGGCGGCGCAGGCGTTTCATTGGTTCGATCCGCCGCGAGCGGGCGCGGAGTGCCGGCGGATTCTCCGGCCGGGCGGGTGGGGCGTGCTGTTGTGGAACACGCGGAGAGTCGACGCGACGCCGTTTGCCCGCGAATACGAGTCGCTGCAGAACAAGTTTGACATCGACCCGCAGCGAGCGCGGCACGAACGCGTCGACCCGGCGCGACTCGATCAGTTTTTCGGCGCCGGGAATTGGCGGAAGCGAGCGGTCGACAATGAACAGCGGCTGACGCTCGCCGGGCTGCAGGGGAGGGCGAAGTCTTCGTCGTATCTGCCGGCCGACGGCGATCCGAAGCAGCCGGCGATGTTGGCGGAGCTGGAGGCGTTGTTCAATCAACACCAGCGGGAAGGGGTGGTGGTGATTGAGTATGACACGGAGGTTTATGTGGGACGGATGCGGTAGGCGGTTACGAGCGCGCGGTGCAAAAAATTGAATGTTGAGGTTCCCTCCCCTTGAGGGGGAGGGTTAGGGAGGGGTGACGGAAGCGGGTACCAGCGGTCTACCCCCTCCCCAGCCCTCCCCTCAAGGGGGAGGGAGCCAGAGGTTTCATCCAATTGGGGCGTCCAGTCTTACGGCTGCAGACGCATCACGTCGCGAGCGAACCGGAAAGAACGCCAGCGGCGTTCAAGCATT
This sequence is a window from Lacipirellula parvula. Protein-coding genes within it:
- a CDS encoding HD-GYP domain-containing protein; amino-acid sequence: MNLTLPELEARPDGADSPAAAALRGRTEPALPRAALRALEAAFNQPFLLIDVESGELNYAAPHGLICDFYQRLPLIQEVVNRGSAEIVDEESPLTMIAVPLRQMEQGPQLAAIGLILTSPVADEAEILSAARVFGIDSRRAFAWAQQNEAWNPRVALQLAESTIDNIHQRTKLAHLEREISEAVGHARDSCVELGLLHRLARGLDVSQGPDDLWRSAVSWLAEAVPAQCIVAVARCNGEGVQIPLFGENGPAERYFGEYPVEPRALSDMMERLGGVARRSLVLNRAHTSAPTWEYATIRELASVPILQGTRLAGWLLAINHAGVDGDEFCEFGTAEIRLLESVSTILGVHRHNTHLFARQGDLFAASVRALTSAIDAKDPYTHGHSERVARVAVCIAQELGLDKELLDTIYLGGLLHDIGKIGIDDNILKKAGPLTPDEHDHIKRHPQLGYDILSGVTQLQKILPIVLHHHESWDGSGYPHGLTGEATPLIARIAAVADAFDAMSSDRPYRRGMADEQLDEVIRGGAGRQWDPNVVDAFFACRDQIRRAAHDQLIGAVPLDPLRWID
- a CDS encoding VWA domain-containing protein, which codes for MFQHSIVFDRPGYLALLALIPVLFWLGHRSLSSLGSWRRWIALTLRSLVALAIILALADAQYRRESDELTVVYLLDQSLSIPANDRQAMLKYVDASLEGERSTLRDDRFAVIAFGRDAAVEVPIISADRGVPGRLESLPNPEYTDLASAIQRAKALFPPNAAKRIVLLSDGNENLGNAHREARAAAEGGVSIDVVPVYLEPRNEISIEKVDLPANIRRSQPFDMRVVLRNDAPEGSDEAIAGRLVVIRKAGQREEVVAEEEVTIPPGKQVFTIQQEIDQSDFYTYEARFVPADPAADGMAQNNVASAFTHIRGKGNVLLIENADAKGQFDFLVDRLRTQDLEVEVTATDNLFNSLAELQRYDAVILANVSRSSIEDADSGTSFSDEQIKMLVRNTRELGCGLIMIGGPDSYGAGGWANTELEEAMPVDFQIKNAEVVPVGALAIVIDRSGSMDGEKLAMSKAAAIAAVKTMGRRDYISVTAFDDTPYKSVPLRVVGDYRTVAKRIDAIASAGGTDMYPGMVQGFNDLQKANAAVKHMIVLTDGQTPDAKFDELVRRMRQAKISVTAVAVGADANVPLLTNIANRGGGKFYFVQNPRALPRIFLREVRRVARPLVYEPPQPVTPQILTPDSELLRGLDGGVPPIKGFVLTSVKQNPLVEVQLRSPLPATPDNATVLATWTYGSGKAVALTTDAGARWATAWTTWEGYDKFFAQIVRWAMRPTGDTGNYTVAANLRDGKTELVVTALDAEDNFANQQSITAAAIAPDMSTIPVQVEQVAPGRYVGEFDSAQAGSYLVVVNPGGGVAPIRTGVNVGYSSEYRDQETNLSLLRSLAVLAPKNGKSGVLIEDGLAAASSPFTPEQNPFRRDQERASSNQPIWPWLVVTGACLFWGDVFIRRVQFDPAWILVPLAAVRDKVLRRSKAPEAPETMSRLQSRKAQISGQLDERRAATRFEWDESAPTAGAAPTVGAEPLAGAATPRKEQAKPSLKPENDAQPESYTERLLKAKKQVWNDPQNGK
- a CDS encoding class I SAM-dependent methyltransferase gives rise to the protein MAGQLSTERFSNRVEDYVRYRPQYPAAVLDVLREETDWQPTWTIADIGAGTGISAEMFLKHGNEVIAVEPNAPMREAADRLLAGYPKFRSVAGTAEATTLADSSVDAVTAAQAFHWFDPPRAGAECRRILRPGGWGVLLWNTRRVDATPFAREYESLQNKFDIDPQRARHERVDPARLDQFFGAGNWRKRAVDNEQRLTLAGLQGRAKSSSYLPADGDPKQPAMLAELEALFNQHQREGVVVIEYDTEVYVGRMR